GTCGTCGTCGATGTGGCCGGGCTGGCGCTGATCGCCGTCATCGTCTGGTTCTTCTGGCTCGTGAAGGCCACGGGCGTCCATGCCGCGGCAACGAGCGGCGGCTACCAGGAGCAGATGGTGCTCGTGAAGGGGGGCTATACGCCCGACGTGATCGTGGTTCAGGCCGGCAAGCCGGTGCGCCTTAACTTCGTCCGCCAGGAGTCCGCCTCGTGCTCGGAGATGGTGCTGCTGCCGGCGTTCGGGAAGTCCGCGAAGCTCCCAGAGGGTGCGACGGTGCCCGTCGAGTTTCTGCCCAAGGAGAGAGGGGAGTTCGAGTTCGCCTGCCAGATGGGCATGCTGCGCGGCAAGATCGTGGTGGAGTAGCCAGCAGATGCGACTCGTATCGTCCGTCGCGATGGCGCTGCTGGCGGTGACGGTGGCCGCCGCCCAGCCCGAGGCCGTCGAGGTTCATCACATCCACGGACTCGCCTTCGATCGGCGTGAGCCGGGAGCGCTCTTGGTGGCCACCCATACAGGGCTTGTGCGAATCCGGCTCGGCGCGAATCCGGAGTGGGTGGGCGCAAGCCGATTCGATCTCATGGGCTTCACGGTGTCGTCGGCCGATCGTGGGATGCTCTACGCGAGCGGCCATCCCGATCTCCTCACCTACCGGCGTGAGGGCCACGGGATTCTCGGCTTGCTCCTGAGCCGTGATGGCGGCCGGACCTGGGAGGGTGTGGCCCTGAAGGGCCAGACGGACTTCCACGCGCTCACATACAGCCCGGACGGCGGGGGAGAGCTCTTCGGCTGGAGTGTCGCCGGGCAAACCGGTCTTCATCGCATCTCGACCAAGACCTGGGCAGCGCAACGACTCGCTGCCCACGGCGTCAGAGACGTTTTGGCCCTGGCGGCCAGTCACGACCTACCGAGCCGACTGGTGGCCGGCACGCCGGGCGGCCTCCTGCTGAGCCAAGACCGCGGCGTGACCTGGCGCTCGGTCGCCGGTATCCCGCGTGATGTCCCGGTGACGGCAGTGGCGTACAGCCCCACCGAGAGGAGGCGCGTGTACGCCTACGTGGTCCGTGCTGGCTACGGCCTCATGCGGAGCGACGATGCGGGCGCCACGTGGCGACCGACGGGCCTAGCGGCCAAGCCCGACGAGGCGGTGGTCGCCATCGCCATCGCACCGGGGCCCGCCAGCAAGGTGGCGGCCGCAACGACGGCTGCGTCCGTGTTTGTGTCAGATGACGGGGGCAGGTCGTGGAGACCCGTGCTCGACAGGGGGCGTGTCCCCACGACCCGGTGATCGGTACCGCCCGGAAGGTTCACACGGAGATCTCACAATTGCGTCTCACCGGAGCCCGGGGCGGGTGAAGCCGGCTCGCGGAGCGATGCGGAAAGGGGGTGTGGTGACGGTCTACACGGCGTGACAGAGGCTCTGCTGTGACCCATGCTGTCAATCTGGAGGTGCGAACGGATGCGGGTGATGAGGATGATGGCGCTGGTAATGCTCGTGGTCGCCGTAGCGGTGACGGGGTACGCGCAGAGCGGAGGGATGGCTCCCGAGCAAATGAAGATGATGAGCGGCCAGATGAAGACGATGAGCGACCAGATGAAGGGCGGGAAGATGACCCCCGACCAGATGAAGATGATGGGCGAGCACATGCAAATGATGGCGGATCGGATGAAGGATGGCCAGATGACCCCTGACCAGATGAAGACGATGAGTGAGCACATGAAGATGATGACCGAGCACATGAAAGGCAAGATGAAGGGCAAGATGTAGTCGTTTGCCCGAGGCAGGCGTTTCGGCGGTCCCTCGATGGGCGATGCGGTGTCGCCCCTCGTGGGACCGCTCGCCTGCATTCTTCATGAACGCCACCGGTGATCGCGATATGACCCCCGGGCTTGAGCGACGATCTGCCAGGCGGTGGCCTTTCTTGACGCTGTCGCTGTCCCCCAAGGCTGACAGGGACCGGGCCGATGTCGGGCGCCCGCCAGGGATCCTGAGGGCGGTTTCGGCTTGGCCGCGGACGCGGCTTGTCGGGCGACGGGGTGTGGCCCTGTGGGCGGGCCGGAGGCTTCGATCGGGTGGTCCCGGGGCTATGGGGCGTCGACATCCCAGTGGCGCGGGGAACTCCCAGCCCCCGGGAGCGCCTGTCAGGCAGGGACGTGGGTAGAGTTCTCCAAGGGTTGGGGCCGTCGGCGGTGTCTGGCATCTCCCTTGCTCGCTTGCGCCCCTCATAGGACCCGCGCCATGGCTCCACACATCACGACTCCGCCCTTTCACGACCTGGAGCAGCAAGCTCGGCGGCTGCAGCGCTTCTTCGTCGCCCTCGTCGTCATTGTCGCGCTCCTGCCAGCGGTGGTGTTCGTGTTCCTGGAGATCGGCCATCACCGCAACCACAGCCGACAGGCCGCCGGCCGACTGGCCGAATCTCTCATCGGCCACGTTGGGCGCTCGGGGCCGAACCGCGTGACCATCTCCGAGATGGTCCAGGCAGAGATGGGAGCCAACGACATCGTGTTTCTACGGCTGGTCGCGGCGGATGCGGGCCACAGCCTCTCATTCGGTGCGCCAGGGCAGCGGGTATTCCCTACGCAAATCAGTGTCAGCCTGCCACCAGCGGCCGCGCCATTTCTCGAGCTGCAGGTCCAAGGCGACGACCGTGACTTGCTGCGTCGGGTCAGTCGTGTCTTCGTCATCCACCTCCTGGTCGCGAGCGCCCTGGCCCTCATCGTCTACCGCCTGCCGATGCGCGCCCTCCGTCTGGCCCTCGATGAGGGGAAGCGGACGTACGAGGAGCTCCTGCACGCCGACAAGCTCAGCGCGATCGGCGAGGTGTATGCGGGGCTCACGCACGAGATCAACAACCCGCTCGGTGTCATCCTCTCCCGCGTGAGGCTCCTGCGGGGGACGGCCGCGGAGCGGGGGCTCCCCGCGGACCTGGCCGAGGACCTCGAGATGATCGACCGGCATGGGAGCCGGATCGCGGAGATCATCCGGGGCCTGCTCGCCTTCGCCCGGAAGACGACATTCGAGCTGACGGAGACCGACCTGAACCGCGTCGTCGCCGATACCATTTCGTTCCTCGAGACACCCTTCGCGAAGCAGGGGGTGCGCCTCA
This is a stretch of genomic DNA from Candidatus Rokuibacteriota bacterium. It encodes these proteins:
- a CDS encoding cupredoxin domain-containing protein, with the translated sequence MSWDRVVVDVAGLALIAVIVWFFWLVKATGVHAAATSGGYQEQMVLVKGGYTPDVIVVQAGKPVRLNFVRQESASCSEMVLLPAFGKSAKLPEGATVPVEFLPKERGEFEFACQMGMLRGKIVVE